Part of the Sordaria macrospora chromosome 3, complete sequence genome is shown below.
TGAGATACCCACAATCTGGCAAGAACCTGAAAGGATGCGGTCGGGGTATTTGTACACTGTAGATGCGGATGCATGATGAGAATACGTACCGCCCCCTCGCAAGCCAGTCATAAACTGGCATTCACTGTAACATTCGAAATGTGTAAAATATAAAGCGATTATGAAGATCTCGATGATGGGCTATGCTGGCAATTACCGAATCAAGCGGTCTAGGACAATGTGTTGTTATTGCCTGAGAATAAATAACCGTCACTGTGGAATTAAGGAAGCATCCGCGGATCGATTCAGGGGCCGACAATGGGTGTAAACAATTGGGGTCACGTGCCCGGGCGGGCCAAGACCAGCCACATCCAGTATCAGCCACAGGAGGCTTAAGTGCGTGCCCTAACGGCCAAACCTGGGCGTGCACTGACCCCACAACCCGCCCCGACTCGGATATTGCCAGACCAGAAAAGTTCGACATCGTGTTTGTTCAcgtcttcttgtccttgacaaCGTAACCCGTCAACTCCCCTCCTTCAGCagcaaagcagcagcaaagccGGCAAAATGGGTCGCGTTCGTACCAAGACTGTCAAGAAGTCCGCCAAGGTCATCATTGAGCGGTACTACCCCAAGTTGACTCTCGACTTCGAGACCAACAAGCGCATCTGCGATGAGATCGCCATCATTGCCTCCAAGCGCCTCCGCAACAAGGTGCGTTTTCTGCGAAGAGGGTCCAGAGATGGGCCGGAAAAGGAGACAGGCGGAAGGGGGATGGACGGTAAAGCTAACCTGGTTAACCAAATAGATTGCCGGCTACACCACTCACTTGATGAAGCGTATCCAGCGTGGCCCCGTCCGCGGTATCTCCTTCAAGctgcaggaggaggagcgtgaGCGCAAGGATCAGTACGTTCCCGAGATCTCCGCTCTCGACTTCACCCAGAACTCCGAGAGCGGTCAGCTCGACGTCGACACCGAGACCAAGGACCTCCTCAAGCACCTCGGCGTAAGttttcaccatcacctcggTTCTAGCATCTGGCGCGCATGTGGCCATGGTAAGGATTCAATTTGTCTGACTTCATACCCTCAAACAGTTCGACTCCATCCCCGTCAACGTCATCCCCGTTACCCAGGCCCAGCCTGTCGAGCGCGGCCGCCGCTTCGGTGGTGACCGTCCCCGCCGCGACTAAATGTCGCTCGGTCGACGATAACCAAAATAACAATGGAAATCGGGCGTTGGATCACGCACAACGGTGGTGTCGGTCCCTGGGTTGGTGTTCGGCGTCTATCTGGAACATGGTAGTGAGAACATCATAGGTCACATCTGCGAAACCAAATGCGATCTGGTTGCCCACAAAAGGTGTCGCTGACTCTCTTGGTGTAATGCCGGAGACGACGCTTGATTGCCAATTCTCTTCCCGTCCTCGCATGGGATTGTGGTGCCTGGTGTGATGTGTCTCCGTGGTGAAGATTATGTTGATGGGCTGGGTTGGGACCTTTTTGGGGTGGTTTGGGACAGGTGATAGGATGGGAGTTCGCTTCCACTGCCGGTTCTCGGATCACCGCCAACAAGGTACGCTCAGTCCTTGTGATATGCTAACTCGCAGCGTTCCTTTGCCCTCGTGGCTTGAACTCTTATCGGATGCGCTTCTGAGCGTGTACTTGGGCTTCACGTTCTTGCTGGGTCAAATGAAAAGAACTAAACTTTGGGTGGGTATCTATAAACGTAGATCTGTAAATGCGATATTGTCCTGGTTCTGCCCAGATTCTGACTCGCAACGTAAATGTCTTCCTTTGTGTGGACTACATCGTTATTTGGATGCGTCCGGACATATAGTCATtaatatcatcatcatcgctctcttcactttcgcTCTCACTGTCATCCTTCTTCGTAgtctcctgcttcttggcaCCAGTGCCGAACGTAGGCTTATGACCTTCAACCATATGGTGAGCATCTTCAGCAGAGCCCTTCTTCCGAGACGTGGAAGACGGCTTCGTGTGATCGGGTGCCTTTGCTGGACCAGTCGTTGGCTTCTCCCGGATTGTAACGTCAACACCTTGACCGGCCAGCAGCCTATCAAGTTTACCGCCGCCCTGGCCTCTCTCAACAGCCAAAGCGTCAGCGTCTCTTTGCATCTGCGCAGCCTTATCCGCAATCTCGGTCTTTCTGTTGAGATCCAGTCTCGCCAGGTCAAACGCCAgtttctcctccgcctctttGATGCTTGTCGCCTTGCCTTTGGCCTTGTCCTCTGCGGTCTGTTTCTcttgcgccgccgccgccagcttcttcttcttctcctccctcaactcaaccttgaccaccctcctccccgtctccAAATCCGTCACGTAACTCGGATTATCCAGCTGCACTTTTACGTAAAGCGCCCTAACCGCGCACTCGTCGCTGCACCACTTATTCAGATCTTCTGTTTTCGCAATATTGCCCGTCCGCATGATGATCTTGTACTCCCCCTCGTaattcctcttcttcctcggacAGAGCACATAGCCGCATGCGCCCAAGCAGTTGCGCTCCTCGATTAACTCGAGGTATTCCGTGGGCGTGAAGTCCTTGATTAAAGACAGGAACTGGGCGGTGTCCTGGGGAGAAGGGTTGCTTGCCGAAAGGGGGAGGTTATTGTGAGGGTGGAGGTGGGCAGGAGAGCGCAGGGTGGGGAAGCTGGATAACAGCTCGATGGTCTCGAGAGGGATGGTGGGCTTGAGCTCGGTGGCGGATAAGCGTTGCAGGAGGAGGGCTTGTTCGTGGGCGAGCTGCTGCTCGCGCGGTAGCGAGGTGAGGTCGGGGATGgagacggggaggagtgCCGGGGGGACGTAGTCCCTGTTTGCATGCTGTTGATGCGTTTCTTCTGGCAGTTGGGAAAAGCCGGGTTGGTGGGTGGTTTTCTTGAGGATTGATTTGGGTGCCGGTTTTgaggctggtggtgatgaagtcaTTTTGGCTGGTGTTTAAACGTTTGTTGAAATGTCCGAGGTAACTCTTAAGCTGCGTTGACGGTCCTTGTGCTTGATCGGCCGAGGTTGATTTGAAGAGTCGGGCAATggtctttttgcttttgtcGCAAAGCTGATGTCTTCAGTTGTGAGGCAATGTTGTTTTGAAGAAACGTCCGTCCAAAATGGAAGCTTCCACGCAATGATGGAATGGCCGATAAGATAATCACTGAACTGAATGATTCCatcccggcaggcaacaacATGGGCAAATGAGTCCCACGTGCAATCTTGAGCTGCCTCCACAGAAGAGCTCGGAAAGGGAGCAATCCTTGTCATGTACTGCCTCATTGTTGAGGATGACAGGATGGCAGTGCTTAGGTTTCTTGGATGATGGATACGTTGGCTTCCTGAACCTTatgcatgatgatgatgaggaggaagctcAAACATTGGTTCCCGTTGTTGACAAGACAAATTGTAATGTTTGGAATTAAACTCAAGAGGTATCCCTCGGTTTCATCTCGCTCTTTGGGTCGAATGCTGCATGGCAAAACATGTCTGAAAAGGTTGCATCATCCAACGCATTCATGTAAGCCATGATCCCAGCTCTTCCCGGACGTACATGCGTGCATCTTGAACCTCCTGCTTCTGGCTTTGATTCATCATGCCCGGTCTCAGATATTAGACATCAGTGTCTTTATATGCATATTTCACGGAAACCCCAATATCTCAGACTGTTGGAAAGTTTAATGCAGCGTCGAAGTGAGCATCAAGTACCCCATAGCATATACCTACAGCTACAGGTGCTCACGTCGAAGTTGGAGCTAGTGAGTTCAGCTTAACTTCGTTAGGTGAACGTATTACATCCCCGGTCAGAAGATCACACAGATTATAGACCTGGGAGCATCTCACAAAGTTTCCGATACGAGAAGGAGCATATGACTTGAGGTGACCAtcaaagagaaagaaacgGAGTTCGGAGCAAGTCCAGTGATCCGGCGGCGTAGCAACAATTGTTAAAGTGGAAACACTCGGAGCCCCCCAGTGCGACAGCAGGGACGGCCCAGTCCATCGTTAGCTAGCACTGTCCAATCCAGAGAGGTGCCCGCCTATCGCCTGATGCGTTCAATGCGCTGCCTCTCCATCAATGGTGCCAGTGAGTGCCGCCTTGTGCTGTCACTACTGCTTCCGCTTATGCTCGAGGTGTTTCTTTCCCCGCGTCATCCCGGGGCTTGATTCACTGCCACCGACAGAAGCCATTCATTCTCTCTtcacaacttccacttcaagctTCATCAAAGTGGCGGGTCTCCGGCAACCGAATCTCCAAACACATGGGCTTCGCTGTCGCCCTCCACATTCGCACTTCAACAAGACGACTTTAACACCAACTATCTATTCAATTCACACCAACTAACACTCGTGCTACCTACCTGACGCTAGGACGACGTCTGTCTGATTGCAGCTTACCTACCAAGTACcttactgctgctgcctcctGCGCAGGGCCCGCCCCGCACTCACTCTCACGCAACTCACCCCCCAAATCTTACCTTGACCCGACTTCGACACAACGACTCCCCCGACCGCTTGGGTTGATTTCCCAATTgcagcatcatcatgtcGTTGttcaaggtcaaggccatCTTCGAGTACGCCTCGCCCCATGAGGACGATCTCAACTTCCCCGCCGGCCAGATCATCACCGtgaccgacgaggaggatgccgaTTGGTATGGCGGAGAATACGTCGACGACGCCGGTGTCAAGCAAGAGGGCATCTTCCCTCGCAACTTCGTCGAACGCTACGAGCCCCAAGCTCCGCCCCGCCCAACAAGACCAACccgcgccgccaagaaggagcccGAACATGTCGCCGCTCCCGAGCAAGTAGTCTCCCCGGAGCCCGAGCATGCTCCTGAACCAGTGCGCTCGCCATCGCCTACTCCTGCTGCTTCCGCTGCTCCGCCTGTGCCTGCACCTGTACCCGCTGCCGAACCCCCGGCGCCCAAGCCCGCTCCGCCCGCACAGGCATCCGCTCCCCCGCCGCCGGTTCCGCAGGCAGTTCCGCAGCCTGCCGAAGCTCCGAGAGTGCTGTCTCCGCCTCCCAAGCCCGCCCCtacacaacagcagcaacagcaacccaaGCCCGGCGGACCTCCCCCCGTCGCCGAGAAGCCCTCGAGCTTCAAGGACCGTATTGCCGCCTTCAACAAAGCCGCggcccctcctcctgctccctTCAAGCCTACCGGTTTGAGTTCTGGCGCCAACTTCATCAAGAAACCCTTTGTTGCGCCTCCTCCCAGCAGAAATGCTTACATCCCCCCTCCGCAGCAAGCTCCTGTTGCCAAAATCTACCGCCGCGATGAGGATCCGGAGGTCAGGGAACAAGAGGCTCAAGTCCAGGAGAATGCTGCCAGGGCAGGTCTCGTCCCCGGTGCTGCCTCAAACGAgggagaggccgaggaggaccaGCCGAAGCCGCTCAGTCTCAAGGAGCGCCTGGCCCTTCTGCAGAAGCAGCAGATGGAGACGGCTGCTCGACATGAGGCTAAGAAGGAAAAGCCCAAGAAGCctgtcaagaagaaggttgagacCCACGAAgccgccgaggagggcgaACCTGCCGCCGTACCCCTCGAAAGACACGACACCGAAGAAACTGTCAGAAAGTCAATAGATGAGTCTCACCAACCACGTGCGCCAGCACCCAGGCGCAAGTCAAACTTCGGCGTTGAGCCCAATGATGGCAACGAGGCCGACATGTCTGGCGCCGGCGAGACAACGGAAGGGCAAGAGGATCTGAccgaaaaggaggaggttgaagagcaCAAGCATGTTGCTaccgccgccaagcaggACGATACCAGGCTTGAtcaggaagaggacgacgaagaggaggaagaggaggaagaagaagaagaggaagatattgACCCGGAGGTCCGGCGTAGGGAGGAACTGCGTGCTAGAATGGCCAAGATGTCAGGCGGCATGGGTTTGCCCGGAATGCCTGGCATTTCCCTTTTCGGCGGCCCGCCTCCTATGctgcccaagaagaagaagcccgttcctgagaaggtggaggaatCTGAAGAACAGCCCACTTCTCCGGTTCAGCGTGCGCCTCCTATCCCGACCATGATGGCTCTTCCTGGTATGTCCCGGGTACCGGAACCTGTGCGTTCCCCTGAAGCCGAGGAGCCCCGTTCACCGTTGcatgcgccgccgccgcctgctcgtcctcctcagcagGCTGAGCCGGAGCAGCCGGTgtctgaagaggaagaagaggaagaggaggagactgAGGCCCCTACACCGCATCAGGCACCGTCATGTAAGTCCCGGACATTTAGTTACCTTGTCAACTGACCATGCTAACTCTAAGTAATGACAGTGCCTTCGAGGGATCCCGGTGTACCGCCTCCTGTGCCCGGTGGAAGACCAGCTCCGCCTCCTGTTCCTACCGAGGGTAAGCTTATTCGTTCATACGAGTTGTGAATAACCTATTAACTTGGTGCagcccgtcctcctcccctgcCTCCGACTGCATCGGCCACATTCTCGCCCAGTGAAGGCTCTGCATCGGATGACGAGCTATCGGAAAGACCACAGGATGAGTCTGATACTCCGCGCCCCGCTGAGACGTCGCGTACCACCCGGGCTCCGCCGCCCCTTCCGGCTCTTGCTCCGCCGACACCGCAgatgcctcctccgcccGTATCACCGCCAACCTCACCAGGTATCGCACAGGGTAGACGCCAGTCGTACTACGAGGCATCACCCATGTCCCCTCCGCTCCCTCCTGCTTCACCGTCAGCCAAGGGTGAAAGTCGCTTGCCTCCTCCGATTCCCGGTATGGTCCCGATGACCCGggctcctccccctcccccggcagcaccaccaaggaCGCCGACTACGGAATCTTTCCATCAACGCCAACCCTTGTCTCCCGGAAGGGCCAATGACAacgaagaagtggaagcagagATTACCGAGTACGAAGGTGATTACGATACGGACATTGCTTCCTCTGTTCCCCATAAGGATGCACTGAAGTCTCACCAACGTGATGCGAGCTTTGATGGCCCCACGTCGCCACGGTCACCCGTGTCCCgcccacctcctcttcccccgaCATCACCACCGAGAGCCGGCCCCCCTCCTGTTCCACTCATGTCTCCAGTAGAGACCCGTAAGTCTGTCGACGTGCCACGTGCggcgcctccacctcctccgatGCAAGAGATGCCTAGGTACGAGGAAGGGGACTTCGACCCCTACAACTACTCATTGCCGACTCACGGAACGTCCTCGATACCCTCATTCCCCTTGCCCACTTCGCCTCTGTCTGAGCCATACTCTCCTCAAAACACAAGAGCTCCTCCCCTGGGACCTCCCGGCAGTGGTCGCCCTTCAACCCGACAGTCGATGGATGTTGCGCGTTCCAATGTCCGGCGGTCGGTAGATGTGACGCGGCCGTCAATGGAGTCAGGCTTCGTTGCTAACGACATCGACCTGGCCAGCCAGTCGACTTGGTGGCTGCAGCCCAACAGCCTTCCTCCACCGCTTCACGGACGCAAGGATATCCTCCATGAGTCTGAGGAGTCTACTGCTTCCGATCCCCACTCCGGCAAGACCATCGTTACCCGCGACATTTACGTCTTGTTCCAGGATTACTCCCAGACCGTGATCACCGTTCGCTTCAACCCTCATGATCCGGCCGACGTTGAGCTCGAGCAGCGTCACGAACCCCCGCCCCGTACTTTGCGTCAAGACCAGCTTGAACAGAGCTACGAGCGTTTCGGACGCGCCATCAGTGAGGCCGTGTCTGGCAGGAAGGACACTGTCGTCGGCGATGGCACTCCCCAAGCGCTGATCTTCGAACTTCTCCGCCCCTTCAAGGACGCCCTCCTGCCCGTCGGCACGCGCGCTTACGGCGCCCTGGTGTACTCCAACCTGGCCAACGCGAGCACCACTCAAAACGACGAGATCCGGCCCGGcgacatcatctccatcagaAACGCAAAGTTCCAGGGCAAGCACGGCGCCATGCATGCCAAGTATACCATGGAGGTCGGCAAGCCGGACCACGTCGGTATCGTGGCCGAGTGGGAtggcaccaagaagaaggtcaggGCTTGGGAGCAAGGACGGGAGAgcaagaaggtcaaggtcgagaGCTTCAAGCTTGATGATTTGAGGTCTGGCGAGGTCAAGATCTGGAGAGTCATGCCCAGGAGCTGGGTCGGCTGGGAGGGAGGAAACTAGGATTAGGATTCCTCATTGACCAGTGGGCCGTTGACAACGACGCTCGATCTTGATGGACGTTTGTATGGGGCTGAaataaggaggaggactgaGAGATCCAGTGGAATTGGCGGTCTGTTGGGTGTTTTGGTGAGGGTTGTAGGTTCTGACCATTGGTGATGGTACGGTTGGCACGGAGAGAAGATTTGGTCCTTTGAAGTTACAGTTGCTCTTTGCCCctgtttcttctttgtcGTTGGGTTTTGGAGCCCTCATTTTGCCTGTAAGTATTTTGCgtgttttgtttggttgtAAGGCGGCAGAAGGAGAGCAAAGCAGCAGGTGGAAGTGAGAGATGGAAGAATTAAAGTCTTTATTACAGTTATTCACACACTAGTACAAACTCAAAGTCATAATAagttcttcatcctccctcAATACATACtacaaaacaaaacacacCACAACAAACAGAACAATGGTAGctacagcaacagcaattTTTTTATTTACTTCGCGTATTTAGCTTCTCTAGCATATAGTCTTTGTTTAGTTTTCGTTCCATTACTTTCTACCTCCACTGGCATCATCGTCCGTCCCTCCAAGTTTGTGGTGACACCCAACTACCTGTCCATCCGGTGTTACACAGccggttctggttctggtgaCAGTCGGCCAACCGAGACATAGTTAAAAGGAGGCCTGCTAAGAAATGTCGAAGAGGTTCAAACAAAAGAGGACGGTAAAAGGAGAATAATCAAGTCAAGTACCTTATGTACATGAAACTGACAGAAGGGGGGATgacagaagagaaaggaaaaagaaaagaaggaaagaaggaaagagcaagtgttgagaaaaaaaataaaaaatcTGAAAGTGAAAGCGGAAAAATCTTGATCAAAACCCAGGGGAGTCATTTATGGTAGGCGTTTCAAACAGTACATTACAATTGACCAAACATTATCTGAAGTATATCATGGTAAACAGTCACTATCTATCAATGAGCATTTCAAACATGTTCTTTTTCATTTAGCAAAGCCCCAGTGTCATATAACCATCTAGTAACCTGCCTCACTGGGGGTCATCAGTACAAGTTACAGTTACAAAAATAAAAGGTTTTCCATCCAGGTTGGATGGAGACAAGGAACTTTCTCATACATATATCATTATCACCCAGTCAGCAACGCAGAAACTAGATAGATGAGACGAGTGCGTGCGGGCGGTATTGGATATCACTTCTTTTTATTTATCCCattttcccatccatccatccatccattcatccattcatccatgcCAGCAAGAAAGTAATTACTAGATCCGCTTATATGTCACAACCACGCCACGTCACGTCCCCGTCCGCTGTCCATCCAGGCTTATGTCTTATGTCCTAGGACTCCTCAAgaatccaacaacaccaccacagtACCCGACTAAATCATCCAACCGCTTCTTTtcccgctcctgctgctccttccacttgcccAGCTCTTTCAAGAGGGTCTCGCTCTCCATAATCACGTCAAAGTGTAGTCTCAGGAACACGGTCATCCACGCTTGCGTGAGCTCGTAGTCTCGGCGCTGGGCGAGACGTTGAGTCATGGCGCGGATGAAGTAGAGGAGTTCGTTCTCGTCGCCACCCAGGCCGACGGATAGGGAGCGTAACTCGAGGtcggcggtggagggggagagggattTTAGGTGGTCGATGAAGAAGGTATCTGTTTTTGGGGTGTTAGTAACCGTCAAGAGGCAGTgaggggagagagggaaaaaaaactTACAATCACCCGTCTCAGCACCTTCCAACAACTTGGCCGTAAAAGCTTGAtacgtcctcgtcgtctcgAGCTGCGTTAGTCTCGAAATACgactctcctcctcatccttcttctcgccctccgtcagcagcagcgggtTCGTCGACCCATCGCGGAGCgaaggcaagaagaagggcgccTTCTCGGGCGCCTTGGGTGGCTCCTTGGGCTTGTTGCGCTGCTTGATCAGGTCGATGTGCAGCAGCGTCTGCCACCTGCTCTTGGGCACCAAGCTGAGGGTGACCATGTCGGCGCTGAGCTGGTCGAGAACGGGCGCGGACATgctgtcgtcctcctcctcctcctcttgctcttcctcgaACGCCGCCTCGATGAGACCCTGACCGCCCTCGCCTGAGCTGGTAGGTCCGGCCGAGATCTCGGCGATGTCCTTTTCGGATATTTGTCTGGTGGGCACGTGCTTGAACAGCGTCCTGTTAGTCCAGATGTGCACGCCCAGCTCGCCCTCGGTGGCGCCGGCGAGGTACTCGCCCGTGTTGGAGAAGGCAATGGCGGTGCAGGCTTTTTCGAGCCTAAAAGCGTCGATGAGGTGGGCCGTGGGCAGGTCCCAGACGCGGACGACGCGGTCCTGCGAGGCGGCCACGATCCACCGCCCGtcgttggagaaggtgaagtcgttgatggtgttgcggcAGCCCCAGAACTCTCTGATGGTCTGCTTGGTCTCAATGTCGACGACGCGGATTGAGTGGTCGTCGCACGCGAACGCGATCAGGTCGTTGCCCGCGTGGTAGCGGCAGCCCGTGATCTGCACCATAGGCGCCCAGTCGATCTCGTCGACGAGGTTGCCCGTGACGAAGTCCCAGAACTTGACGGTGCCGTCGAGAGAGCACGAGATGACGAACCGGTTTAGCGGGTCGACCACGATGCCTGTTACGGACTTGGTGTGCTTGCCCGAGCCGGGGGCAAAGGAGGTCTTGGAGGAGGCGCGCTTCTCGAGCTGGCTCACCTGGTCGAGCGCCTTGAGTTGCTGCATCTTCAACTGGCGCATCTGTGCGGGAGTAAGTCGGGAGGGGAAGCGTTGCTTGTGGCGGCCGGACTGGAGGTTGAACATGTCTAAGCTACCACCAACGGAACCGACAAGGGCGAAACTGCCGCAGGGGCTGATAGCCACGGTAGAAACGTTCGCGCCATCGCCAGTCTTGAAGGCCCATCTACCGGCACGCTTGCGACCCCAGAACCAGGTGCGAGCCCAGGGGTCGTCTTTGTGAGCTGTTACTACACTTTCCCAGCCGGTCATCGCAGCAAGCTCGGACTTGGTCGGCTTGCTCTTGTCGTTGCCCTTATCCCAGATAACTTGCCTGCCTGGCATAGCGCCCATACCGCCATCACGGTTGAGCGAGGAGGCGATGCATGTGATTTCGGGAGCCTTGAGGTCGTCCAAGGTTGTAGACGGGCCGTGGCCGCCGAGGGCGGTGTTGGCAAGAATACcaaccttcttggccttcttgcgAAGAGCACCCTGACTGAGCTCGGAGCTCTGGCCATCGCGGCGCAAACTCCAGCCCCATAGACTCCGGTCCTTGCCACCACTGAGTAGCCACTTGTTGCCAGCTTCGGCACCATCGAAATCGGTTGGCAAGAATTGCAGGCAGTTGACGGGGGCAGCGTGGCCGCTGCGCATGTGAAGGATACGGGGAACGGGCGAGAAGGGCGATTCGTCGAAGATCCAGGACTTGAGCGAGTTGTCCAAACCACTGGTCATGATAACGGGCTGTCCCGGGAGGAACTCGACCTTGCTGATACCTCCGCGCACAGTCTTGTCGGTGTGTGATGGCGGGTTATGTGCGCTCCGGAGCACACCCATCACTCTGCCGCCCTTGTTGAGATCCCAGAATGTAACATCTCCACCAATGCTTGTTGCAGTAGCCATAACACCGTCCTTTGTGCCATCTTGACCAGCACCCATACCGTCGGTTCGGAAGGAGATGCTCGTAACGGGAGCGTGTTCGGATCCAGCCATAAATTTGAGGGAGGACTTGTCGGTAAGGACGTTGTGGATAACGAGGGGGCCGTTCGAGTATGCGATGGCGAGCAGCGAAAGGGCCGGAGTAGGCTCCATGCAGGTGACGGAGCCGGCGTCCGGAGAGGGCGGAAGGATGGTGTAGATGAGCTTGCCGGTGCTGACGTTCCAGATCTCTACCCAACCGTCCTTGCGACCGACGAAGatcttgttgaggaaggtAGGCATGTTGATGACGCCACCGGTAAGCTCGTTGtcgcccttcttggcggcgacGGAAAAGATGGTCGTGTAGTGTTCGAGGGTGGCCGACTTCCATACTTCGAGGCGGGTTTGGGCGCATGCGACAATCCAGGAACCGAAGATAAGGATCTGCTTGATGGGCTGGTCGAGGTCGGCGGGGAGTTCGAGCTCAACTACCTTCTTGCCGCGCTGGAAGGCCCAGATACCTTGGGGCTCGCCATTTTGAGGGTTGCCCCAAGCGGCGTAtaccttctccttccaagcATGTGTCGCGGTGATGTCGGCGGGGGTCTGAGGGCGGGTAACGAAGACGAGGTTGAGACCTCTCTTTAGGTCGTAGGTCTGGAGAGAGCGGCCGACCGAGGTGGTGATCTGAAACGTAGTCTTGCCGAGGGGAATGGAGGTGAAGGGAACGCCTGTTGGAGAGACCAAGCCTACAGTTCTGAAGGGAGCAAAGATGGAGgaacccttcttcttctgaggacccttggccttgacgacAGAGGCATTGAGCTTCTGCCGTTTTGTGGAGGTGATTTCGCGATCGGAATGCGGCATGATGTCGTCGCGTGGCATGTGCTGCCAACTACTAACGATGTCTTGCTTGTTCGCGAATGCCTTGTGAACCCTTGAAAGTCGCAGTCGAAGTTTTCGATATGATAGCCTTGTCGCGGTGGACCAGAAATTTTCAGCCACAGTTTGGGGTCAGTTGGGGCAGGCAAAGTGTATGCACTGTGTGATTGGCCTGCCTTGCGGCGTGGGGTAAGATAAAAGCTAAGCGCATGTGGAGCAGCCGTATACTTGGGACCCACAGAGCTTAAATGTGGCACTGTGTATTGCGATCCCGGCCACACTGCCTTTGCTGCTTTTATGGGG
Proteins encoded:
- a CDS encoding 40S ribosomal protein eS17 produces the protein MGRVRTKTVKKSAKVIIERYYPKLTLDFETNKRICDEIAIIASKRLRNKIAGYTTHLMKRIQRGPVRGISFKLQEEERERKDQYVPEISALDFTQNSESGQLDVDTETKDLLKHLGFDSIPVNVIPVTQAQPVERGRRFGGDRPRRD